CTTATTATAATAGATGTCATAATCGGAAAGTGAAAAGAAAAGTTCCCTCTCTTAAAGCTAATATCCCCAGGTATTTTACCAATAATCCCAGACAATACACCAACTATAATCAATACAATACCAATAACAATAAGCATTTTTCCGAAATCGGTCAAGGTTTTGGCACCTCTCGATTAACATGCTGATAGGCTTTTGGTGTAGCAAGACGTCCTCTTGGTGTACGTTGAATAAAGCCCATTTGCAGTAAAAATGGTTCATAAACATCTTCAATTGTTTGTGATTCCTCGCCAACTGTTGCGG
The nucleotide sequence above comes from Paraliobacillus zengyii. Encoded proteins:
- a CDS encoding DUF2905 domain-containing protein, whose protein sequence is MTDFGKMLIVIGIVLIIVGVLSGIIGKIPGDISFKRGNFSFHFPIMTSIIISVILSVILFIISKFR